In Thermotoga sp. KOL6, one genomic interval encodes:
- the cas10 gene encoding type III-A CRISPR-associated protein Cas10/Csm1, whose translation MSDPNREKLVIGSLVHDIGKLVRRARFSQESHQLAGYDFTSKVRAFAEYQDFIHYHHERELKESRNSKEHELIWYTCLADNFSSKERMTTGSEFRENRRMENVLSKIPEDERDGKKTYFPVVPTPQLKEATTEMIETEENYRALYEALVEDAKKIPITPDDVNFLFYKYLSFMPQETRSDGEMDISLYDHLKVTAMLALCMYDYAKENNLSFETYQDLKKFFGKENVKPFLLVGGDVSGIQKFISNVSSKGALRSFRGRSFFIEILQEVVVDEILTRTGFYRTNVHFIGGGHFYLVLSNTEKVKKILNDIQRDINKWLKEKNLGLHLVTEYEEFSVEDIEDMSSVFSTLTKKLRLRKLRMFSNEELEELFPNDITSLEKVGNFTCKVCGSRVEKLFPIREWEEEEEIACEFCKEMYELGKELMKRSNLYLVEKKDGKFEIFRKRFDFSDKLEKGFSYKIRNIYDFQEDEKNVRRIQVVTYFKHQELDKIAQEAPGEKIASLLVDVDNLGNIFGKGLRVKTLSRYSTLSRLMNFFFKERVANIVEGKNLTVIYSGGDDLYLIGGWNDVLDVAKEMREEFSKFTMNDSITFSAGYVIVDKKTSMALIREMSERAEQSAKENGKDSISFSNGDYLAVKWKQFFEMYNLYTTLRKLVPNVDRSIIRKALNLTLKYRKEEDSPLNRAYLSYIEARENNEADKRVAALTKENLEKIGEPALNVILQFVDLLSRKFHKEG comes from the coding sequence TTGAGTGATCCAAACAGAGAGAAGTTGGTCATTGGTTCTCTCGTGCACGATATTGGAAAGTTAGTACGCAGAGCAAGATTTAGCCAAGAATCCCATCAGTTAGCCGGTTACGATTTCACCAGCAAAGTGAGAGCTTTCGCCGAATACCAAGATTTTATTCACTATCACCATGAAAGAGAACTCAAAGAATCAAGAAACAGTAAAGAACACGAACTTATCTGGTACACATGTCTTGCGGACAATTTTTCCAGTAAGGAGAGAATGACCACAGGAAGTGAGTTCAGAGAAAACCGGAGAATGGAAAATGTACTCTCCAAGATACCGGAAGACGAAAGAGACGGTAAGAAAACATATTTCCCTGTTGTTCCAACACCTCAACTGAAAGAAGCAACAACGGAGATGATAGAGACCGAAGAAAACTACCGAGCCCTTTATGAAGCTCTCGTCGAGGATGCTAAAAAAATCCCGATAACACCAGATGATGTGAATTTTCTTTTCTACAAATACCTTTCTTTTATGCCACAGGAGACAAGAAGTGATGGTGAAATGGATATTTCCCTTTACGATCACTTGAAAGTAACCGCTATGCTCGCACTCTGTATGTACGATTATGCCAAAGAAAACAACTTGTCCTTTGAGACTTACCAAGATCTAAAGAAATTTTTTGGAAAAGAAAATGTTAAACCTTTCCTCCTGGTTGGTGGGGATGTATCAGGGATTCAAAAGTTTATTTCTAACGTTTCTTCAAAAGGTGCTCTCAGATCTTTCAGAGGGAGAAGTTTCTTTATAGAAATTCTCCAAGAGGTTGTGGTTGATGAGATCCTCACTAGGACAGGTTTCTACAGAACGAACGTACATTTCATTGGAGGAGGCCATTTCTACCTGGTTTTATCTAACACCGAGAAGGTGAAAAAGATCCTCAATGACATTCAAAGGGATATCAACAAGTGGTTGAAGGAAAAGAACTTGGGACTTCATCTTGTTACGGAATACGAAGAGTTTTCTGTCGAAGATATAGAAGATATGTCTTCAGTCTTCTCGACTCTTACAAAAAAGCTAAGACTTCGAAAGCTTCGAATGTTCTCAAACGAGGAACTAGAAGAATTGTTTCCAAATGATATAACTAGTCTGGAGAAAGTTGGAAATTTCACTTGTAAAGTTTGTGGAAGCAGAGTAGAGAAACTCTTTCCTATTAGAGAGTGGGAAGAGGAAGAAGAGATAGCCTGTGAGTTTTGCAAAGAGATGTACGAATTAGGAAAGGAACTTATGAAAAGATCTAATTTGTATCTCGTTGAGAAAAAGGACGGAAAATTCGAAATCTTTAGAAAACGTTTTGATTTCTCTGACAAACTTGAAAAAGGTTTCAGCTACAAGATAAGGAATATCTATGATTTCCAGGAAGATGAAAAGAATGTAAGGAGAATTCAGGTGGTCACGTATTTTAAACACCAGGAGTTAGACAAGATCGCTCAAGAAGCTCCTGGGGAGAAAATAGCAAGCCTGCTTGTCGATGTGGATAATCTTGGAAACATCTTCGGGAAAGGTCTCAGAGTGAAAACACTTTCCAGATACAGTACTCTTTCGAGACTCATGAATTTCTTCTTCAAAGAACGAGTGGCGAACATTGTGGAAGGAAAAAATTTGACAGTGATTTACTCCGGTGGCGATGATCTCTATCTCATCGGTGGTTGGAACGATGTTCTCGATGTAGCAAAGGAAATGAGAGAAGAATTTTCGAAATTTACGATGAACGATTCGATCACCTTTTCGGCTGGATACGTTATCGTTGACAAAAAAACGAGCATGGCTCTCATCAGAGAAATGTCTGAAAGGGCTGAACAATCTGCAAAAGAGAATGGAAAAGACAGCATATCGTTTTCTAATGGTGATTACTTGGCTGTCAAATGGAAGCAGTTCTTTGAAATGTACAACTTGTACACAACTTTGAGAAAGCTCGTGCCAAATGTTGACAGAAGTATCATCAGGAAAGCTTTAAACCTGACTTTGAAATACAGAAAAGAAGAAGATTCTCCCCTCAACAGAGCATATCTTTCTTACATAGAGGCAAGAGAAAACAACGAAGCAGATAAAAGGGTAGCTGCTCTGACGAAGGAAAATCTTGAGAAAATAGGAGAACCTGCTTTGAACGTGATTCTTCAGTTTGTTGATCTTCTTTCGAGAAAGTTTCATAAGGAGGGATGA
- the csm2 gene encoding type III-A CRISPR-associated protein Csm2, whose protein sequence is MSLEKENISLKKDVKELVREAERLSQELKKLKLNTTQLRKFHGYLTKIWSKYIYRKNEYSDHPEVFRKEILDDIHFMKIFLAYQVGRGQSGVEKLKETLEPLIDEIENGKDFEKFKKFYDAIVAYHKFYLSKENSEEDK, encoded by the coding sequence GTGAGTTTGGAGAAGGAGAACATTTCTCTCAAAAAGGATGTTAAAGAACTCGTGAGAGAAGCTGAAAGGCTGAGTCAAGAACTTAAAAAGTTGAAATTGAATACGACTCAACTCAGGAAGTTTCACGGTTATTTGACCAAGATCTGGAGTAAATACATCTACAGAAAGAATGAATACTCAGATCATCCAGAGGTATTCAGAAAAGAAATATTGGATGATATCCACTTCATGAAAATATTTCTTGCCTATCAAGTAGGAAGGGGGCAATCAGGGGTGGAAAAGTTGAAAGAAACATTGGAGCCGTTAATAGATGAAATAGAAAATGGAAAAGATTTTGAAAAGTTCAAGAAATTCTATGATGCGATAGTCGCTTATCACAAGTTTTATTTATCAAAGGAGAATTCCGAAGAAGATAAATAA
- the csm3 gene encoding type III-A CRISPR-associated RAMP protein Csm3, translating into MNRPILGKYIIKGKIVLKTGLRIGGQELGINIGGLDNPVIKNPLTGEPYIPGSSLKGKMRSLLERLFQLDLRVINEEKEIRIHECGDKNCKVCRVFGSSLKDSDNIPARLLVRDAFLTEDSRKKLESMETDLPYTEWKMENVLDRVTCSAEPRSFERVPAGAEFEFEMVYTAENKDHVEEDLKNIVAALELIEDDYLGGSGSRGYGKVEFKIEKVIFKDADYYLGNGKPVEKDFEKEGKTTVKDFEAYISEITKG; encoded by the coding sequence GTGAACAGACCGATTCTGGGAAAGTACATAATAAAAGGGAAAATCGTTTTGAAAACAGGTTTGAGAATAGGCGGCCAAGAACTTGGAATAAACATCGGAGGACTCGACAATCCCGTCATCAAAAATCCTCTCACTGGAGAGCCTTACATTCCAGGTAGTTCTCTCAAAGGAAAGATGAGAAGTTTGCTGGAGAGACTTTTCCAATTGGATTTGAGGGTAATTAATGAAGAAAAGGAAATAAGAATTCATGAATGTGGTGACAAGAATTGTAAGGTTTGTAGAGTCTTTGGGTCTTCCTTAAAGGATAGTGATAATATCCCTGCTCGTCTTTTGGTGAGAGACGCATTCCTCACGGAAGATTCAAGAAAAAAGCTCGAGAGCATGGAAACTGATCTTCCCTACACGGAGTGGAAGATGGAGAATGTTCTTGACAGAGTGACTTGCAGTGCTGAACCACGAAGTTTTGAAAGAGTCCCAGCGGGTGCAGAATTTGAATTCGAAATGGTCTACACTGCAGAAAACAAAGATCATGTGGAAGAAGATTTGAAAAACATAGTCGCTGCTCTTGAATTGATTGAAGATGACTACCTTGGTGGAAGCGGGAGCAGAGGATACGGAAAGGTGGAATTCAAGATAGAAAAAGTGATATTCAAGGATGCTGACTATTATCTAGGAAATGGCAAACCCGTTGAAAAAGACTTCGAGAAAGAAGGCAAAACGACTGTGAAAGATTTCGAAGCCTACATTTCCGAAATAACG